The DNA region TTTTCTCTTTTTTGTTTGATGCAGTCTTGAGGGTATCTTTTACCCCTGACCTGGTGTTATTAGCACAATGGTCCCACCGCGACTCCATCCCGAACTCGAGGGTGAAACGTTGTAGCGGCGAAGATACTAGTCGGGCAGCTGACTGGGACAATAGCTCAAGGCCAGGTCTATTTTTTACACAAAAAATCCTCCAATTTCGGTTGGGGGCTTTTTTGTTGCTATGAGTACTTTTAAAGCCTTAATAAAAATTTAACTATAAGCTCAAAAGCTTATATAGCAACTATCTTAAGTTATTTTAATAAAATGTATTTAAAAATACAGTAATTTTTTTGTTTTCTTATTCAAAGAATTAGAGTAGAATAAAAGTAGGGACAAATAAATTTTTAACACCGCTGAACTGTTATGACTACTAACACATTACAGACTTTCCCCAATCTCGACTATTCTATCGAAATGATTCGTGATGAAGTCCGCCAACTGATAGATAAGGGAACTGTCAGCCGCCATCAGCCCATTTATGTACTCTGTCAGTATATTCCTCCCCGTGAGTGGGTTTGTGTTGAATGCGAATTGGAGAAGTGTGATTATCTGTTACGGGATCAGATCGGTGATTTGGTCTCCACGGAAATGTGGGAAAACGACTGATAGCGTCTCGAGGATCTTACAAGTATGGATTTGAATATTAATATAATTCACATACCTTTATTTCCGAAATTTGGATCATTAAAGGATGGGGGAGAGAATTAAGGGAGTTCTCTCCCTCTGTTTTCACAATAATTTTCTATTGTTTTAACATAGTCTTCGATTTCAATAAACCAGGTAGTCTCTGTGGTTTCAAATTCAGCGATCGCCGAATTAACGAGTTCTTCCCACTGAGGGTCATCCTTGGGTAATATCATGCCATAATATTCGCAAGTGATCGGTTTTTCAGGTAATAAAGTATAGTTATCTTCAACAGGCAAACCCTGGGCTATTGCCTCACCAAGCAATAAAATACCATCACTAACCATAGCTGCAATTCTTTCTCCTCCAACTGCTTGTACCCCTCTAGCTCTACCCGTCTCGCCTTGA from Gloeocapsa sp. PCC 73106 includes:
- a CDS encoding DUF4327 family protein, with protein sequence MTTNTLQTFPNLDYSIEMIRDEVRQLIDKGTVSRHQPIYVLCQYIPPREWVCVECELEKCDYLLRDQIGDLVSTEMWEND